The following proteins are encoded in a genomic region of Sphingopyxis sp. YF1:
- a CDS encoding alpha/beta fold hydrolase, which yields MTLLRSLHSIAAGLMLSGAAAPVAAKMAAASQCARGWTGSVQYTRNQSHSDAKTEQRVSGKGTETTNWSMTYDYAAQVAVRAVPDSELSTGRANISLTSVSTETRTAEDRYICPHERTPRSMSGSFVSQSKTSANGSGLEAEVDVSLDSDGTYTVGVRLPEVEGKVSGSNSSSFSGQCTAKAGVSDSIADMPTTIDAVRFSSGGEDRIQPGAPDRLTGSHSVSAFGVTETLRWNLRRCGGDLRLANLKFEHMRFPNWGEWGEIVEQTGTIDGNLVQITAVVANDGPEEKSATVKFRDTYKGDKWDGARPDGLLEERTITVPAGEERKVSFEWDSAGYAWYDDGRPRVTQRIKAEVLDAGKTVDETTKNLKVAPKPVVLVHGLWSTWQAWESWQNILTTAHSYDWKAFPVGQVAEHGKMSTGEFVGNLGPTNTIAENASELRSYINYAQKDRNAWHVDLVAHSMGGLISRRYIHATMPTYPDGKPQVAHLVMLGTPNMGSRCADLISAPLEATDRTMNAMRELRPSVVARFNAEHVNRKGVEFSVLAGNPLPAVCYMFDRNDGVVTVPSATWTIEDHAQEDVIHIDMATPAIFSSFVKPRIAVGPAKQKAGAGPSGRVMLLGFDEPADAAPTAGDRATPDFSTIVTLAPGATMHVPLPVRGARNLGLTFVAAERVSATLLDAAGAVAASNRTGTPEAGQIFRSIFVDRPVTEATWTLTLRNDDEAEREVALATWSSAG from the coding sequence ATGACCTTGCTACGCAGCCTGCACTCGATCGCCGCCGGGCTGATGCTGTCGGGCGCCGCGGCGCCGGTTGCCGCCAAGATGGCGGCCGCCTCGCAATGCGCGCGCGGCTGGACGGGGTCGGTGCAATATACGCGCAACCAGTCGCACAGCGACGCCAAGACCGAACAGCGCGTGTCGGGCAAGGGCACCGAAACGACCAACTGGTCGATGACCTATGACTATGCGGCGCAGGTCGCGGTGCGGGCCGTACCCGATTCGGAGCTCAGCACGGGCCGCGCGAACATCAGCCTGACCTCGGTGTCGACCGAGACCAGGACCGCCGAGGATCGCTATATCTGCCCGCACGAACGCACGCCGCGGTCGATGTCGGGCAGCTTCGTCAGCCAGAGCAAGACCAGCGCGAACGGCAGCGGGCTGGAAGCCGAGGTCGACGTCAGCCTCGATTCGGACGGCACCTACACCGTCGGTGTCCGCTTGCCCGAGGTCGAGGGCAAGGTTTCGGGATCGAATTCGTCGAGTTTCAGCGGCCAGTGCACCGCCAAGGCGGGGGTGAGCGACAGCATCGCCGACATGCCGACGACGATCGACGCGGTGCGCTTTTCGAGCGGCGGCGAGGATCGGATCCAGCCCGGGGCGCCCGACCGGCTGACCGGCAGCCATTCGGTCTCCGCCTTTGGCGTGACCGAAACCCTGCGCTGGAACCTGCGCCGCTGCGGCGGCGACCTGCGGCTGGCCAACCTCAAGTTCGAGCATATGCGCTTTCCCAACTGGGGCGAATGGGGCGAAATCGTCGAGCAGACGGGAACGATCGACGGCAATCTGGTCCAGATCACCGCGGTCGTCGCCAACGACGGCCCCGAAGAGAAATCGGCGACGGTCAAGTTCCGCGACACCTACAAGGGTGACAAATGGGACGGCGCGCGTCCCGACGGACTGCTCGAGGAACGCACCATCACCGTGCCCGCGGGCGAGGAGCGCAAGGTGAGCTTCGAATGGGACAGCGCGGGCTATGCCTGGTACGATGACGGGCGCCCGCGCGTGACGCAGCGGATCAAGGCCGAGGTCCTAGATGCCGGCAAGACGGTCGACGAAACGACCAAGAATCTGAAGGTCGCACCCAAGCCGGTCGTGCTCGTGCACGGCCTGTGGTCGACCTGGCAAGCGTGGGAAAGCTGGCAGAATATCCTGACCACCGCACACAGCTACGACTGGAAGGCCTTTCCGGTGGGCCAGGTCGCCGAGCATGGCAAGATGAGCACGGGCGAGTTCGTCGGCAACCTCGGCCCGACCAACACGATCGCCGAGAACGCCAGCGAGCTGCGCAGCTACATCAACTACGCCCAGAAGGACCGCAACGCCTGGCACGTCGACCTCGTCGCGCATTCGATGGGCGGGCTGATCAGCCGCCGCTACATCCACGCCACGATGCCGACCTATCCCGACGGCAAGCCGCAGGTCGCGCATCTCGTCATGCTCGGCACCCCCAATATGGGCAGCCGCTGCGCCGACCTGATCAGCGCCCCGCTGGAGGCCACCGACCGGACGATGAACGCGATGCGCGAACTGCGTCCAAGCGTGGTGGCACGGTTCAACGCGGAACATGTCAACCGCAAGGGGGTGGAATTCTCGGTCCTCGCCGGCAACCCGCTCCCCGCCGTCTGCTACATGTTCGACCGCAACGACGGCGTGGTCACAGTGCCTTCCGCGACCTGGACGATCGAGGATCATGCGCAGGAGGACGTCATCCACATCGACATGGCCACACCCGCGATTTTCTCGTCCTTCGTGAAGCCGCGGATCGCAGTCGGGCCGGCAAAGCAGAAAGCGGGCGCCGGACCGTCGGGCCGCGTCATGCTGCTCGGTTTCGACGAGCCCGCCGATGCCGCGCCGACGGCCGGCGATCGCGCGACACCCGATTTCTCGACGATCGTGACGCTGGCACCGGGGGCGACGATGCATGTGCCCCTACCCGTCCGCGGCGCCCGCAACCTCGGCCTGACCTTCGTCGCCGCGGAGCGCGTATCGGCAACGCTGCTCGATGCCGCAGGCGCGGTCGCCGCCAGCAACCGGACCGGCACGCCCGAAGCCGGGCAGATATTCCGGTCGATCTTCGTCGATCGGCCGGTCACCGAAGCGACCTGGACCCTGACGCTGCGGAACGACGACGAAGCCGAACGCGAGGTCGCGCTGGCCACCTGGTCGAGCGCCGGCTGA
- a CDS encoding S41 family peptidase, which translates to MGSKFSQSVAAIALAAFTLASCGGGGGGGGSAPPVTVTPTPSPTPTPTAGCGLSARQAFAKAVIDEWYLFPNDVATNVNPAVHSSVQSYIDALVAPARLLKKDRFFTYITSIAEENAFFQSGSSAGFGVRLAYNAGTQRVVIAEAYENAPALNAGIDRGTQIIAIGTSAANLRTVSSIVASEGTDGIIAALGPNDPGVTRVLRILDASGGNQREVTVAKADYALDPVSDRYGAKIISEGGKSYGYLNLRTFISSANPQLRAAFLNFRNQGVTDIVIDFRYNGGGLVSTAELMGDLLGRNRNASELFSRTDFRPSKSIENERHFFTSQPESIAPTRIAFIGTDSTASASELVINGMLPYLGTNMTLVGGNTYGKPVGQIAVDKSECDDRMRVIAFATGNASGQSDYYGGLASKIPNSCAAGDNLALQLGDPNEPSLRAALDFLAGRSCGAPIAGIDSRVASTGRAPGEARVVQDMLRPERPSAAQRELPGLF; encoded by the coding sequence ATGGGGTCCAAATTCAGCCAATCGGTCGCCGCGATCGCGCTGGCCGCCTTCACGCTGGCATCGTGCGGCGGCGGTGGAGGTGGCGGAGGCAGCGCCCCGCCGGTCACCGTCACCCCGACTCCCTCGCCCACCCCGACCCCGACGGCGGGTTGCGGCCTGTCGGCGCGCCAGGCCTTTGCCAAGGCGGTGATCGACGAATGGTATCTGTTCCCGAACGACGTCGCGACCAACGTCAACCCCGCGGTCCACAGCAGCGTGCAATCCTATATCGACGCGCTCGTCGCACCGGCGCGGCTGCTGAAGAAGGATCGTTTCTTCACCTACATCACCTCGATCGCGGAGGAGAATGCCTTTTTCCAGAGCGGGTCGAGCGCCGGCTTCGGGGTCCGGCTGGCGTATAATGCCGGAACCCAGCGCGTCGTGATCGCCGAAGCCTATGAAAATGCCCCCGCGCTGAACGCCGGGATCGACCGCGGGACGCAGATCATCGCGATCGGAACGTCGGCCGCGAATCTGCGCACCGTGTCGAGCATCGTCGCGAGCGAGGGCACCGACGGCATCATCGCCGCGCTCGGGCCGAACGATCCCGGGGTCACGCGCGTACTGCGCATTCTCGACGCCAGCGGCGGCAACCAGCGCGAGGTCACCGTCGCCAAGGCCGATTATGCGCTTGACCCGGTTTCGGACCGCTATGGCGCGAAGATCATCAGCGAGGGCGGCAAGAGCTACGGCTATCTGAACCTTCGTACCTTCATCAGTTCGGCGAACCCGCAGTTGCGCGCCGCCTTCCTCAATTTCCGCAACCAGGGCGTGACCGACATCGTCATCGACTTCCGCTACAATGGCGGCGGGCTGGTCAGCACCGCCGAGCTGATGGGCGACCTGCTCGGCCGCAACCGCAACGCGAGCGAGCTTTTCTCGCGCACCGATTTCCGCCCGTCGAAATCGATCGAGAACGAGCGGCATTTCTTCACCAGCCAGCCCGAATCGATCGCTCCGACGCGCATCGCCTTCATCGGCACCGATTCGACCGCCTCGGCGAGCGAGCTGGTGATCAACGGCATGCTACCCTACCTCGGCACCAACATGACGCTGGTCGGCGGCAACACCTATGGCAAGCCGGTGGGCCAGATCGCGGTGGACAAGTCCGAATGCGACGACCGCATGCGCGTGATCGCCTTTGCCACGGGCAATGCGTCGGGGCAGAGCGACTATTACGGCGGGCTGGCGTCCAAGATTCCCAACAGCTGCGCCGCGGGCGACAATCTGGCGCTCCAGCTCGGCGACCCGAACGAACCTTCGCTGCGCGCCGCGCTCGATTTCCTCGCCGGGCGCAGCTGCGGCGCGCCGATCGCCGGCATCGACTCGCGCGTCGCATCGACCGGGCGCGCGCCCGGCGAGGCGCGCGTGGTGCAGGACATGCTGCGCCCCGAACGCCCCAGCGCGGCGCAGCGCGAGCTGCCGGGACTCTTCTGA
- a CDS encoding RlmE family RNA methyltransferase, translated as MSQGKSKGGGGRGGLHVRVKTAKRRSTSSTRWLQRQLNDPYVRRAQAEGYRSRAAYKLIELDEKFGLLKKARAVVDLGITPGGWSQVVRKANPRARVAGIDLLPCEPLEGVEILEMDFMDDAAPDALIEALGSAPDLVISDMAANTVGHPQTDHLRTIGLAETAADFAVQNLLPGGTFVAKVFAGGADRELLTLLKQNFTSVKHAKPPASRKGSPELYVIAQGFKGRAADADE; from the coding sequence ATGAGTCAAGGCAAGAGCAAGGGCGGCGGCGGACGCGGCGGCCTGCACGTCCGCGTCAAGACCGCGAAACGGCGCAGCACGTCATCGACGCGCTGGCTGCAGCGGCAACTCAACGACCCCTATGTCCGGCGCGCGCAGGCCGAGGGGTACCGGTCGCGCGCCGCGTACAAGCTGATCGAACTCGACGAGAAATTCGGTCTGCTCAAAAAGGCGCGCGCGGTGGTCGACCTGGGAATCACCCCCGGCGGCTGGTCGCAGGTGGTGCGCAAGGCGAACCCGCGGGCACGTGTCGCGGGGATCGATCTGTTGCCGTGCGAACCGCTCGAGGGGGTCGAGATCCTCGAGATGGACTTTATGGACGATGCCGCCCCCGACGCGCTGATCGAGGCGCTGGGCAGCGCCCCCGACCTCGTCATTTCGGACATGGCGGCGAACACCGTCGGCCATCCGCAGACCGACCATTTGCGCACGATCGGGCTCGCCGAGACCGCCGCCGATTTCGCGGTGCAGAACCTGCTGCCCGGCGGCACCTTTGTCGCCAAGGTGTTCGCGGGCGGCGCCGACCGCGAACTGCTAACCCTGCTCAAGCAGAATTTCACGAGCGTGAAGCACGCCAAGCCGCCGGCGAGCCGCAAGGGCTCGCCCGAACTTTACGTGATCGCACAGGGGTTCAAGGGCCGCGCCGCGGACGCGGACGAATGA
- a CDS encoding Ppx/GppA phosphatase family protein yields the protein MRQMAASSGPPPRPGVAAAKNRKPAVTGARPAPFVRQKSYAAIDLGTNNCRLLIARPQDGELVVIDAFSRIVRLGEGLHGSGRISDAAMDRAVAALAICGDKLRRRHVSLSRAVATEACRRASNGAELADRVRRETGIVLDIISPAEEARLAVLGCHNLMEPGDGPALIFDIGGGSTELMHVEGDGHDVAIRDWVSVPWGVVSLTEHAAGAGESAADRQASYAHMRAVTREAFAAFAARATRFSGQPLRLLGTSGTVTTLASVFLDLPRYDRRAVDGLVVPTGAMRDISRRLAEASIADRAEIGCIGRERADLVVAGCAILESIIDLWPAARVGVADRGIREGILRTLAMQGRDIPVTRREFRK from the coding sequence ATGCGGCAAATGGCAGCGTCCTCCGGACCACCGCCGCGGCCCGGGGTGGCAGCGGCGAAGAATCGGAAACCGGCGGTGACGGGTGCGCGTCCCGCCCCCTTCGTGCGGCAGAAAAGCTATGCCGCAATCGACCTTGGCACCAACAATTGCCGGTTGCTGATCGCGCGGCCGCAGGATGGCGAGCTGGTCGTCATCGACGCCTTTTCGCGCATCGTGCGGCTGGGTGAGGGTTTGCACGGCAGCGGACGGATCAGCGACGCGGCGATGGACCGTGCGGTTGCCGCGCTGGCGATCTGCGGCGACAAGCTGCGCCGGCGCCACGTCAGCCTGTCGCGCGCGGTCGCGACCGAGGCGTGCCGCCGCGCGAGCAACGGCGCCGAACTCGCCGACCGGGTGCGCCGCGAAACGGGCATCGTGCTCGACATCATCTCGCCCGCCGAAGAAGCCCGCCTCGCGGTGCTCGGCTGTCACAACCTGATGGAGCCCGGCGACGGCCCGGCGCTGATTTTCGACATCGGCGGCGGGTCGACCGAACTCATGCACGTCGAAGGCGACGGGCACGACGTGGCGATCCGCGACTGGGTGAGCGTGCCGTGGGGCGTGGTGTCGCTGACCGAACATGCCGCGGGCGCCGGCGAGAGCGCCGCCGACCGCCAGGCGAGCTATGCCCATATGCGCGCCGTGACGCGCGAGGCCTTTGCCGCCTTTGCGGCGCGTGCGACCCGCTTTTCGGGCCAGCCGCTGCGCCTGCTCGGCACCAGCGGGACGGTGACCACGCTCGCCAGCGTCTTCCTCGACCTGCCGCGTTACGATCGCCGCGCGGTCGACGGGCTGGTCGTGCCCACGGGCGCGATGCGCGACATCAGCCGCCGCCTCGCCGAGGCGAGCATCGCCGACCGCGCCGAAATCGGCTGCATCGGGCGCGAACGGGCCGACCTCGTCGTCGCGGGCTGCGCGATCCTCGAAAGCATCATCGACCTGTGGCCCGCCGCGCGCGTCGGCGTCGCCGACCGCGGCATCCGCGAAGGCATATTGCGCACGCTGGCGATGCAGGGCCGCGATATCCCCGTAACCCGGCGCGAGTTCCGTAAATGA
- a CDS encoding glycine zipper 2TM domain-containing protein → MKKMVTLSIAALMSTATLGLATPAAAQNGYYYRDGYSSYDARYGRDDRRYDRRDYRNYDRRDYRRDRRYDNRRYNNRYRCDNGTGGTVIGAIAGGLAGHEIAGRGDKTVGTIIGGAVGAIAGRAIDKGNDGCR, encoded by the coding sequence ATGAAGAAGATGGTGACCCTTTCGATCGCCGCCCTGATGTCCACCGCGACGCTGGGCCTGGCGACTCCCGCCGCCGCGCAGAACGGCTATTACTACCGCGACGGCTATTCGAGCTACGACGCGCGCTACGGCCGCGACGACCGCCGCTATGACCGCCGCGACTATCGCAACTACGACCGCCGCGATTATCGCCGCGACCGCCGCTACGACAATCGCCGCTACAACAACCGCTATCGCTGCGACAACGGCACCGGCGGCACGGTGATCGGCGCGATCGCCGGCGGCCTCGCAGGCCACGAGATCGCAGGCCGCGGCGACAAGACCGTCGGCACGATCATCGGCGGCGCGGTCGGCGCCATCGCGGGCCGCGCGATCGACAAGGGGAATGACGGCTGCCGCTAA
- a CDS encoding esterase-like activity of phytase family protein: protein MRRPLLAVLIFLALGPVPGTRHRFPVDDFRQTAAARPLVFPPATAGSLRFVRGWRLTSPHSLFGGFSGLAHLGEGRFLLVGDNGYATRLTLAEGGTVSEVAIRRLPLPPRNPGSKAFTDVEAVSVDAASGKVWVALEGIDQIWRLNPELTRIESRNRSPQLEPWPTNRGAEAMARLADGRTIVFSEEADDDARGTEALVFAGDPATPGKRALRFFYDAQGKGLVSDAAPLPDGRILLVHRKLGIAPLFTTILAIVDPADIREDGVVRSVAIGRVPEPLRENYEGAAVSVAGGRTFLWLVADDNFNNWQRSLLLQFELVDLPPRRADSKKAAR, encoded by the coding sequence ATGCGCCGCCCGCTCCTCGCTGTCCTGATTTTCCTTGCGCTCGGCCCGGTGCCCGGGACGCGGCATCGCTTTCCCGTCGACGATTTCCGCCAGACGGCGGCGGCGCGCCCGCTCGTCTTTCCGCCCGCGACGGCGGGCAGTCTGCGTTTCGTGCGCGGCTGGCGGCTGACCAGCCCGCACAGCCTGTTCGGCGGCTTCTCGGGGCTCGCGCATCTCGGCGAGGGGCGCTTCCTCCTCGTCGGCGACAATGGCTATGCGACGCGGCTGACGCTGGCAGAAGGCGGCACGGTCTCGGAGGTCGCGATCCGCCGTCTGCCGCTGCCGCCGCGCAATCCGGGCAGCAAGGCCTTCACCGACGTCGAGGCGGTGTCGGTCGATGCCGCGAGCGGCAAGGTCTGGGTCGCGCTCGAGGGAATCGACCAGATCTGGCGGTTGAATCCCGAACTGACGCGAATCGAATCGCGCAACCGCTCGCCGCAACTCGAACCCTGGCCGACGAATCGCGGTGCCGAGGCGATGGCGCGGCTCGCGGACGGACGCACGATCGTTTTTTCGGAGGAGGCCGACGACGATGCGCGCGGGACCGAGGCGCTTGTCTTCGCTGGCGATCCCGCGACGCCCGGCAAGCGGGCGCTGCGCTTCTTCTACGATGCGCAAGGCAAGGGGCTGGTCAGCGACGCCGCGCCGCTCCCCGACGGGCGCATCCTCCTCGTTCACCGCAAGCTGGGGATTGCGCCGCTGTTCACGACGATTCTCGCGATCGTCGATCCCGCCGACATTCGCGAGGACGGCGTCGTCCGCTCGGTCGCGATCGGCCGGGTCCCCGAACCGCTGCGCGAAAATTACGAGGGCGCGGCGGTTTCGGTCGCGGGCGGCCGCACCTTCCTCTGGCTCGTCGCCGACGACAATTTCAACAACTGGCAGCGCAGCCTGCTGCTGCAATTCGAACTCGTCGACCTGCCGCCGCGCCGCGCGGACAGCAAAAAGGCCGCGCGGTAA
- the rpmB gene encoding 50S ribosomal protein L28, with the protein MSRICELTGKGRQVGHNVSHANNKTKRTFLPNLQNVTLLSDALGKGVKLRVSTHGLRTVEHNGGLDNWLLKAGDDQLSAGARKVKKEVAKKLAEKAA; encoded by the coding sequence ATGTCGCGCATTTGCGAACTGACCGGCAAGGGCCGCCAGGTTGGCCACAACGTCAGCCACGCCAACAACAAGACCAAGCGCACCTTCCTGCCCAACCTGCAGAATGTGACGCTGCTGTCGGACGCGCTCGGCAAGGGCGTCAAGCTGCGCGTTTCGACGCACGGCCTGCGCACCGTCGAGCATAATGGCGGCCTCGACAACTGGCTGCTCAAGGCCGGCGACGACCAGCTGTCGGCTGGCGCGCGCAAGGTGAAGAAGGAAGTGGCGAAGAAGCTGGCCGAAAAGGCCGCCTGA
- the tadA gene encoding tRNA adenosine(34) deaminase TadA, producing MAQFPLPDPMRRALDLARIAAEWGEVPVGAVVVKDGQVIAEGHNRPRESHDPTAHAEIVAIRLAAAKLGNERLDGCDLYVTLEPCAMCAGAIAHARMARLYYGADDPKGGAVVHGPRVFSQPTVHHRPEIYDGIGANEAAALLRDFFAARR from the coding sequence ATGGCCCAGTTTCCGCTTCCCGACCCGATGCGCCGCGCGCTCGATCTCGCCCGGATCGCGGCGGAATGGGGCGAAGTGCCGGTCGGCGCGGTCGTCGTCAAGGACGGGCAGGTGATCGCCGAGGGGCACAACCGTCCGCGCGAATCGCACGATCCGACCGCGCACGCCGAAATCGTCGCGATTCGCCTTGCGGCGGCAAAGCTCGGCAACGAGCGACTCGACGGCTGCGACCTCTATGTGACGCTCGAACCCTGCGCGATGTGCGCAGGGGCGATCGCGCATGCGCGGATGGCGCGCCTCTATTACGGCGCCGACGATCCCAAGGGCGGTGCGGTCGTCCACGGTCCGCGCGTCTTTTCGCAGCCGACGGTGCATCATCGCCCCGAAATCTACGACGGCATCGGCGCGAACGAAGCCGCGGCGCTGCTGCGGGACTTTTTCGCGGCGCGGCGCTAG
- a CDS encoding NAD-dependent deacylase, whose translation MTDIQNIVILTGAGVSAESGIDTFRDGGGLWEQHRVEDVATPEAYIRDPDLVHRFYDARRAAIQTKVPNAAHDALARLDAAWKGEFLIVTQNVDDLHERAGASRLLHMHGEHLNAWCTACDNRSHWTGTLIERPPCPACGLPGYLRPDVVWFGEMPYRMEDIYRAINRADLFVSIGTSGAVYPAAGFVREARAAGAKTLELNMEPSQGSHWFDEARHGPATALVPAWVDAMLGR comes from the coding sequence ATGACCGACATTCAGAACATCGTGATCCTGACCGGCGCCGGCGTGTCGGCCGAAAGCGGGATCGACACGTTTCGCGACGGCGGCGGATTGTGGGAACAGCACCGCGTCGAGGATGTCGCGACCCCCGAGGCCTATATCCGCGACCCCGACCTCGTCCACCGCTTCTACGACGCGCGGCGCGCGGCGATCCAGACCAAGGTCCCGAACGCGGCGCACGACGCGCTGGCGCGGCTCGATGCGGCGTGGAAGGGCGAGTTCCTGATCGTCACGCAGAATGTCGACGACCTGCACGAACGCGCGGGGGCGAGCCGGCTGCTCCACATGCACGGCGAGCATCTGAACGCCTGGTGCACCGCGTGCGACAACCGCAGCCACTGGACGGGGACGCTGATCGAGCGGCCGCCCTGCCCCGCATGCGGCTTGCCGGGATATCTGCGCCCCGACGTCGTCTGGTTCGGCGAGATGCCGTACCGGATGGAGGACATCTATCGCGCGATCAACCGCGCCGACCTGTTCGTGTCGATCGGCACGTCGGGCGCGGTCTATCCCGCCGCGGGCTTCGTGCGCGAGGCGCGCGCCGCGGGGGCGAAAACGCTCGAGCTCAACATGGAACCGAGCCAGGGATCGCACTGGTTCGACGAAGCGCGCCACGGGCCCGCAACGGCGCTGGTGCCGGCGTGGGTCGACGCGATGCTGGGCCGCTAG
- the dapB gene encoding 4-hydroxy-tetrahydrodipicolinate reductase, protein MTSIGIVGSQGRMGVALAAAAAEAGHGHLGIDKGGDVAKLAGDAAVLVDFSSPAALEATLGACIAAKTPIVIGTTGLEERHHWLIDDAARDIAVLQTGNTSLGVTLLAHLVREAAARLDADWDIEVVEMHHRNKVDAPSGTALLLGQAAAEGRGIDLATCSERGRDGVTGARGHGHIGFASLRGGTVAGDHDVIFAGPEEMITLSHRAENRMIFARGAVRAALWLIHQKPGRYTMPQVLGL, encoded by the coding sequence ATGACCAGCATCGGTATCGTCGGTAGCCAGGGCCGCATGGGTGTCGCGCTCGCCGCGGCGGCGGCGGAGGCGGGGCATGGTCATCTCGGCATCGACAAGGGCGGCGATGTCGCAAAGCTTGCGGGCGACGCCGCGGTGCTCGTCGACTTTTCCTCGCCCGCCGCGCTCGAGGCGACGCTGGGCGCCTGCATCGCGGCGAAGACGCCGATCGTCATCGGCACCACCGGGCTCGAGGAACGCCATCACTGGCTGATCGACGATGCCGCGCGCGATATCGCGGTGCTCCAGACCGGCAATACGTCGCTCGGGGTTACCCTGCTTGCGCATCTGGTGCGCGAGGCGGCGGCGCGGCTCGACGCCGACTGGGACATCGAGGTCGTCGAAATGCACCACCGCAACAAGGTCGACGCGCCCAGCGGCACCGCGCTGCTGCTCGGGCAGGCGGCGGCCGAGGGGCGCGGCATCGACCTCGCCACCTGTTCCGAACGCGGCCGCGATGGCGTCACCGGCGCACGCGGCCACGGTCATATCGGCTTCGCGAGCCTGCGCGGCGGCACCGTCGCGGGCGACCATGACGTCATTTTCGCGGGACCCGAGGAGATGATCACCCTCTCGCATCGCGCCGAGAACCGCATGATCTTCGCGCGCGGCGCGGTTCGCGCGGCGCTGTGGCTGATCCACCAGAAGCCGGGGCGCTACACGATGCCGCAGGTGCTCGGTTTGTGA
- a CDS encoding M48 family metalloprotease codes for MAFDPAAATAAYIDALGPAALAKAAAYTRGGEWLGLWDVVVAALVAVLFVRLRILDCLDARLAGRGFVLRTLLVCAAFLLLSAIVALPWNLYQDWWRESAYGRTSQPLGDWLAQGAIGMVFAALFGALFFLGIYALIRRAGRRWWIWSGGLAAFAISLLLLLAPVVVEPLFNDYRPVPAGPVRDALVVQAQQAGIEPGRIFLYDGSRQSNNFTANVSGLGHSARIAISDVALKGASLDEVRAVTGHEIGHYVLGHIWIMIAVFSLLAILLFFLADRLYARVARTFGSAAAIGDPRGLPVLMFMLTLFAFLAQPVRNGLSRYDESAADAYSLRTVNLPDALASALVKTAEYRNPRPNAAEEFIFYSHPSVERRVRAAMEWKAAHPPESQ; via the coding sequence ATGGCTTTCGATCCCGCCGCCGCCACCGCCGCCTATATCGACGCGCTCGGCCCCGCCGCACTCGCAAAGGCCGCCGCCTATACGCGCGGCGGCGAATGGCTGGGTTTGTGGGATGTCGTCGTCGCAGCGCTCGTCGCCGTCCTGTTCGTGCGGCTGCGCATCCTCGACTGTCTCGATGCGCGGCTCGCGGGGCGCGGGTTCGTGCTGCGCACCCTGCTCGTCTGCGCCGCCTTCCTGCTGCTGTCGGCGATCGTCGCGCTGCCGTGGAACCTCTATCAGGACTGGTGGCGCGAAAGCGCCTATGGCCGTACCAGCCAGCCGCTCGGCGACTGGCTGGCGCAGGGCGCGATCGGCATGGTCTTCGCGGCCTTGTTCGGGGCGCTTTTCTTCCTCGGCATCTATGCGCTTATCCGCCGCGCCGGACGGCGCTGGTGGATCTGGTCGGGCGGTCTCGCGGCCTTCGCCATCTCGCTGCTCCTGCTCCTCGCCCCGGTGGTGGTCGAACCGCTGTTCAACGACTATCGGCCCGTTCCCGCCGGGCCGGTGCGCGATGCGCTGGTCGTGCAGGCGCAGCAGGCGGGGATCGAGCCCGGCCGCATCTTCCTCTACGACGGCTCGCGCCAGTCGAACAATTTCACCGCCAATGTGTCGGGGCTCGGTCATTCGGCGCGCATCGCGATTTCGGACGTCGCGCTCAAGGGCGCCTCGCTCGACGAGGTGCGAGCGGTCACCGGGCACGAGATCGGCCATTATGTCCTCGGCCATATCTGGATAATGATCGCGGTCTTCTCGCTGCTCGCGATCCTGCTCTTCTTCCTCGCCGACCGGCTGTACGCGCGCGTCGCCCGCACCTTCGGCAGCGCTGCCGCGATCGGCGATCCGCGCGGCCTGCCGGTGCTGATGTTTATGCTGACGCTTTTCGCCTTTCTTGCGCAGCCGGTGCGCAATGGCCTTTCGCGTTACGATGAAAGCGCGGCCGATGCCTATTCGCTGCGCACCGTGAACCTGCCCGACGCGCTCGCCAGCGCGCTGGTCAAGACCGCCGAATATCGCAACCCGCGCCCGAATGCGGCCGAAGAGTTCATCTTCTACTCGCACCCCTCGGTCGAACGCCGCGTCCGCGCCGCAATGGAATGGAAGGCGGCGCATCCGCCCGAATCGCAATGA